From a single Calditrichota bacterium genomic region:
- a CDS encoding YHS domain-containing protein produces MVKDPVCGMMMDEKEATATAEYKNKSYYFCSSHCKMSFDKEPEKYIGEEKHGQHYHH; encoded by the coding sequence ATGGTTAAAGATCCTGTGTGCGGCATGATGATGGATGAAAAAGAAGCCACTGCTACTGCTGAATATAAAAACAAGTCTTATTACTTTTGCAGCTCACATTGTAAAATGTCATTCGACAAAGAGCCTGAAAAGTACATCGGAGAAGAAAAGCATGGCCAACATTACCACCATTAG
- a CDS encoding class I SAM-dependent methyltransferase — translation MQQTELTRQKYNRHARFYNLTEIPMELVLFRRWRRRLLENLDGQRILEIGVGTGKNLKYYPENATVVGIDLSEGMMAKAIPIAQSKGIALAQMDAERLAFPDATFEAVVATFVFCSVPDPVAGFKEIKRVLKPGGQVILLEHVLPENRLLAWLFNRLNNFTVKQSGVHINRKTAANIRKAGLQILYEKNLFGTIFKRFNTK, via the coding sequence ATGCAACAAACCGAATTAACCCGGCAAAAATACAATCGCCATGCCAGATTCTATAATTTAACCGAAATCCCCATGGAGCTGGTCCTGTTCAGACGCTGGCGCAGGCGATTGCTTGAAAATCTCGACGGACAAAGGATTCTGGAGATCGGCGTGGGAACAGGGAAAAATTTAAAATATTATCCAGAAAACGCTACTGTAGTCGGTATAGATTTGAGCGAGGGGATGATGGCAAAAGCCATACCCATTGCTCAATCAAAAGGGATTGCTCTTGCCCAGATGGATGCTGAACGGCTGGCTTTCCCTGATGCTACGTTTGAAGCCGTTGTCGCTACTTTTGTGTTTTGTTCTGTGCCAGATCCTGTTGCCGGGTTCAAAGAAATCAAACGGGTGCTAAAACCAGGCGGACAGGTAATATTGCTGGAGCATGTGCTACCGGAAAATCGGTTACTGGCGTGGCTTTTCAATCGGTTGAATAATTTTACCGTGAAACAGAGCGGAGTTCATATTAATAGAAAAACCGCGGCTAATATTCGTAAAGCAGGGCTACAAATCCTGTATGAAAAAAATTTGTTTGGGACTATTTTTAAAAGATTCAATACAAAATAA
- a CDS encoding FMN-binding protein has translation MKKVTQMIAVLTIVGLFSAVSLVSMFNYAQPLIEANRQRELQAAIITVLPDASSYQVINEKEGIYQGLDADGNPTDYAFIAEGSGYQGKIRMMVGINRELTTLKGLEVLENIETPGLGAKIDEPDFKAQFVGLSVLPQIEYVQNRKPNKPNAIRAITGATISSRAVVRTLNKDIERIRKILAAKDKISYLPERR, from the coding sequence ATGAAAAAAGTAACGCAAATGATTGCTGTGTTGACCATCGTGGGGTTATTTTCGGCTGTTTCGCTGGTGAGTATGTTTAACTATGCGCAGCCATTGATTGAAGCAAATCGCCAGCGAGAATTGCAGGCAGCCATAATTACGGTTTTGCCTGATGCCAGTTCCTACCAGGTGATCAATGAAAAGGAGGGAATTTACCAGGGTCTTGATGCTGACGGCAATCCAACGGATTATGCTTTTATTGCCGAGGGCAGCGGTTACCAGGGAAAAATCCGCATGATGGTAGGAATCAATCGGGAATTGACAACGCTCAAGGGATTGGAAGTGCTGGAAAATATTGAAACGCCCGGATTGGGCGCAAAGATCGATGAGCCTGATTTTAAGGCGCAGTTTGTCGGATTAAGTGTTTTGCCACAGATCGAGTATGTCCAGAACCGAAAACCTAACAAGCCTAATGCCATTCGGGCAATTACTGGCGCCACGATTTCGTCCCGAGCTGTGGTGAGAACGCTGAACAAAGACATTGAACGGATTAGGAAAATATTAGCAGCTAAAGATAAAATTTCATACTTGCCCGAAAGGAGGTGA
- a CDS encoding potassium channel family protein, whose protein sequence is MWERLKYTILILVLVIVGGTFGFWILEDHVTSLLDSFFFTLVTVTTVGYGDITPQTIAGKILAIAVILLGVGAALSAIQTVFGTIVRKRIREELNLPEKIIEKSNHAIVCGFGMVGKAVVRNLQQSKKSYIVIENNNSRVEAMVELNIPVIEGDAREESVLERANIKTANSLFATFDDSSNVFVALTAKILNPQLKVVCKVEDLTNEPKMRKAGADEVIACHDVGARMMIQAAETK, encoded by the coding sequence ATGTGGGAGAGATTAAAGTATACGATACTGATCCTGGTGCTGGTAATTGTGGGAGGAACATTTGGGTTCTGGATTTTGGAAGATCATGTTACTTCGTTGTTGGATTCTTTTTTCTTCACGCTGGTAACAGTAACCACGGTGGGTTATGGCGATATAACCCCACAGACGATAGCCGGGAAAATATTAGCTATTGCGGTTATTTTATTAGGAGTGGGTGCAGCATTGTCCGCCATTCAAACTGTTTTTGGAACGATCGTTCGCAAAAGAATCAGGGAGGAATTGAATTTGCCCGAAAAAATAATTGAAAAATCTAACCATGCAATTGTGTGCGGTTTTGGCATGGTGGGAAAAGCAGTGGTGAGAAATTTACAGCAGAGTAAAAAATCATACATTGTTATTGAGAATAACAATTCCCGCGTGGAGGCAATGGTTGAGTTGAATATTCCTGTAATCGAAGGCGACGCTCGAGAAGAAAGTGTGCTGGAACGCGCTAACATAAAAACAGCTAACAGCCTTTTTGCAACTTTTGATGATTCATCAAACGTCTTTGTGGCACTGACAGCTAAAATTCTAAATCCGCAGCTTAAGGTTGTCTGTAAAGTTGAAGACCTGACCAATGAACCAAAGATGCGCAAAGCTGGAGCCGATGAGGTCATCGCCTGTCATGATGTGGGAGCTCGAATGATGATTCAGGCTGCTGAAACAAAATAA
- a CDS encoding RnfABCDGE type electron transport complex subunit D has protein sequence MTQNTTSDNRSFILASSPHIVADTGIPQIMRNVIWALLPASAAAIYLFGFKALILIVVCVSFSLLTEFLFNIGRKKPVSLKDGSAVITGLLLALTLPPAFPPWAAAIGAVVAIGLGKQIFGGLGYNIFNPALIGRAFLQASFPVLITTWSAPSTLAAQALDAVTTATPLAVMKFQHQYTPYLKLFVGNISGSLGETSALALLIGAAFLFYKRIIGWRIPVAYLGTVVVVGGFFWLILPEKCADPLFQLLSGGLVLGAFFMATDMVTTPVTPTGRLVFGAGAGVLLVLIRNFGGLTEGVMYSILLMNGLTPLIDQYTKPKIFGSHPK, from the coding sequence ATGACGCAAAATACAACTTCAGATAACCGTTCGTTCATTCTTGCTTCGTCGCCACATATTGTGGCGGACACAGGTATTCCTCAGATCATGCGGAATGTGATCTGGGCATTATTGCCTGCCAGTGCTGCTGCGATATATTTATTCGGTTTTAAGGCGTTGATATTAATTGTGGTTTGCGTTTCATTCTCGCTGTTAACCGAGTTTCTTTTTAATATCGGCAGAAAAAAGCCCGTCTCATTGAAAGACGGCAGCGCAGTGATTACAGGACTATTGCTGGCTTTGACACTGCCGCCAGCTTTTCCGCCCTGGGCAGCAGCCATTGGCGCCGTCGTAGCGATCGGACTGGGAAAACAAATATTTGGCGGGTTGGGGTACAATATCTTCAACCCGGCACTCATTGGCAGGGCGTTTCTGCAGGCGTCATTCCCCGTGCTCATCACCACCTGGTCGGCGCCCAGCACTTTAGCGGCTCAAGCGCTGGATGCGGTCACCACGGCAACCCCGCTGGCAGTGATGAAATTTCAACACCAGTACACACCCTATCTCAAGCTTTTTGTGGGAAACATCTCGGGTTCTTTGGGCGAAACATCGGCGCTGGCATTGCTCATCGGCGCGGCATTTTTATTTTACAAACGAATTATCGGTTGGCGCATTCCCGTTGCCTACCTGGGAACGGTAGTCGTAGTCGGCGGCTTTTTCTGGCTCATTCTGCCAGAAAAATGTGCGGATCCGCTGTTTCAACTATTGTCAGGCGGGTTAGTACTTGGCGCTTTTTTCATGGCGACCGATATGGTAACCACTCCTGTTACTCCAACGGGACGGCTCGTATTCGGTGCTGGCGCAGGTGTGCTGTTGGTGCTCATCAGAAACTTTGGCGGGCTCACCGAGGGGGTCATGTACTCCATTTTATTGATGAACGGACTCACCCCGCTCATTGATCAATATACAAAACCAAAAATTTTTGGGAGCCACCCAAAATGA